In Leishmania major strain Friedlin complete genome, chromosome 26, a genomic segment contains:
- a CDS encoding putative protein kinase, with protein sequence MYTVCPATPDGSASPYHRASPPYRSHASPHSRLGDSASLSSAMTEAGMYESNSDLSAVCPTWFNRCAASSPSMSSVMASRDLPPLQAHSPDPKSRRQQPFNSIAAAVSYLSPLGVASNESPHLKTAPTSFDDTSCGGLTSPNSNRGGMMTSVPQQQSRGNCCSNVGHVMLPEEVSHPNKLAQSGMLTSSSPSHSGGTGTARVSGASPYQCASDGLASQQQEKQQQSTLQRYAPGNVTTSVGASSSAAAGGASSGSVPTGDADADTIVPRQHGDNDSLALNSLLEEQLTITAASVPHDAFASSPFSRGALPSFHLHPRAAISPARESTPVIPLKTPPATTSTPLRADDSAPRGVAADCASEARGSQTSPPRPHAFAQHQSPEKGFDSQSTGTPHPQPQQLHPPAPTSSSPQVLKPPAMFGVIDLSYSRTDASGSKATPPMSTGATSVGASTVVKTRTQVRASSRAPAVISVRVPVSSLPSNNSTTVTSVNHADPTAAATPLSSTAATATAVAQLNGGSPCSELTAHSSTTILRMVHSAGQTDSSYPTLHTTLSHSRDATTATATTTATTTPGYSLRADSQTPVHTATIASQRGTFFTPLSPLLAESDDDAVEAEQQQQQRKAVQPQQHMKSVASTALMVARVRKTAASSPTVSVDAVRNPERLSQPLMLTADTVLPVAVQEDEARCSSSAATTATRSSSNSRAQLSSSASLSRSINGTTMTAPKGGTAGVAASGTGRLERVRTVVRAGSVSARNVASRQRGPREKFAATFAGGSSFSSKVAASASSASASMDMSVVAGARGAHLRRQTSVSTASTSSVSSDMPRALPALASYSFVSSRAHMQRYIDQWRDRFEEDKNAYKEGGYLTVTPGRIVHSRYVLIQKLGWGEFSTVWLGYDTKHATLGRGLSQAFVAVKVAKCRSSVQEATRYEVSLLRYLEARLPRHAAITNIIDCFDVQGEFGMHTCMVLPLCGPNLLSIIERMKADRSRRNAEDLRMIKEIVLSVLISLHELSELNVVHTDIKPENVLCSAVDSKLVNSMEKFCSYNQERSHMISLEDFKKSMAQQSTDHLVYLADFGLSALLEPPGSAQLWMSACSNVDASLLAPLMRCKKNFPVTRSGVVDNHRGTLIQTREYRAPEVLLGLDFTSATDVWSVGCMTFELLTGNFLMDPKRKTREPRDMDIEHLAMMMQILGPLPSEITSIRVRNNDYYDAIIQGTPVPKSGFHPPPEYLHRFLDRNGKFIYASRYYSYPRRNLEMELEPYLGFREAQLAANFILSCLHSYDPKKRPSAKKLLSHQWLHGVGVAPKEKTSSR encoded by the coding sequence AGCATCCCCACCTTATCGCAGCCACGCATCGCCGCACAGTCGACTCGGCGACTCAGCATCGCTGAGCAGCGCCATGACCGAGGCCGGGATGTATGAGAGCAACTCTGATCTCTCCGCTGTCTGCCCCACGTGGTTCAACCGGTGTGCGGCATCATCGCCTTCCATGTCGTCGGTGATGGCCTCGCGCGACTTGCCTCCGTTGCAGGCCCACTCGCCAGACCCGAagagccgccgccagcagccgtTCAACTCcatcgcagccgccgtcTCATACTTGTCGCCGCTCGGCGTTGCTTCCAACGAGTCCCCTCACTTGAAAACCGCGCCGACATCGTTCGACGATACCTCCTGCGGCGGCTTGACGAGCCCGAACTCTAACCGTGGTGGCATGATGACCAGTgttccgcagcagcagagccgcggcaactgctgcagcaacgTGGGGCACGTGATGCTGCCAGAAGAGGTGTCTCACCCGAACAAGCTCGCCCAGTCTGGGATGCTGACCTCTTCGTCGCCATCGCACTCTGggggcaccggcaccgcccgAGTGAGCGGCGCCTCACCATATCAATGCGCCTCGGATGGGCTGGCCTCCCAGCAGCAggaaaagcagcagcaatcgACACTGCAGCGCTATGCGCCTGGCAACGTCACAACATCTGTCGGCGCAAGCTCTTCCGCGGCGGCAGGAGGTGCTAGCTCGGGTAGTGTCCCCACTGGCGATGCTGATGCGGACACGATCGTCCCACGGCAGCACGGTGACAACGACTCACTGGCGCTCAACAGTTTGCTTGAGGAGCAGCTAACCATAACTGCAGCTTCGGTGCCCCACGATGCATTCGCGTCGTCACCCTTCAGCCGAGGCGCGCTGCCATCTTTCCACCTCCATCCGCGAGCCGCTATATCGCCGGCGCGTGAGTCGACGCCCGTGATACCGCTGAAGACGCCTCCAGCAACCACCTCTACGCCTCTCCGAGCCGACGATAGTGCACCGCGTGGAGTAGCAGCTGACTGCGCCAGTGAAGCTCGCGGCTCGcagacgtcgccgccgcggccgcacgCGTTCGCCCAACACCAATCGCCCGAGAAAGGCTTCGACTCGCAGTCAACTGGGACTCCGCatccgcagccgcagcaactACACCCACCGGCACCCACGTCCTCATCGCCGCAGGTGCTAAAGCCACCTGCGATGTTTGGCGTTATCGACCTCTCCTACAGCCGTACAGATGCGAGCGGCTCGAAGGCGACACCGCCAATGTCGACCGGCGCTACCAGTGTCGGCGCGAGCACCGTGGtgaagacgcgcacacaggtgAGGGCGTCTTCGAGGGCACCGGCAGTGATCAGTGTACGCGTTCCCGTCTCCTCACTCCcgagcaacaacagcacGACTGTCACGTCCGTCAACCACGCCGATCcaacagcagccgcgacgcCATTAtcgtcgacagcggcgacagccACTGCCGTCGCACAGCTAAATGGCGGAAGCCCCTGCAGCGAACTCACGGCACACTCGAGCACAACCATTTTGCGCATGGTCCACAGCGCGGGCCAAACCGACAGCAGCTACCCGACCTTGCACACAACGCTAAGTCATAGCCGTGATGCGACGACTGCCACCGCGACGACAACAGCGACCACGACTCCAGGGTACTCGCTACGTGCGGATTCCCAGACGCCGGTGCATACGGCCACGATCGCCTCCCAGCGCGGGACCTTTTTCACACCGCTttcaccgctgctggcggagagtgacgacgacgctgtcgaggcggagcaacagcaacagcaacgcaAGGCAGTGCAGCCTCAGCAGCACATGAAGTCTGTGGCGTCGACGGCCCTGATGGTTGCACGGGTGCGAAAGACAGCTGCGTCGTCCCCCACTGTCTCAGTCGACGCGGTGCGCAATCCGGAGCGACTGTCGCAGCCGCTGATGCTGACTGCCGACACAGTGCTGCCAGTCGCGGTGCAGGAGGACGAggcccgctgcagctcgagCGCCGCTACCACTGCTACGCGAAGCAGCTCTAACAGCCGCGCACAGCTGTCGTCCTCAGCATCGCTTTCCAGGTCGATCAACGGCACGACCATGACGGCACCCAAGGGTGGTACCGCCGGTGTTGCAGCTAGCGGCACTGGCCGCCTGGAGAGGGTGCGCACCGTGGTACGCGCCGGCAGTGTCAGTGCACGCAACGTGGCTTCCCGTCAAAGAGGACCGCGCGAGAAGTTCGCCGCCACCTTtgccggcggcagctccttctccagcaaaGTAGCTGCTTCCGCGTCGAGTGCCTCTGCCTCTATGGACATGAGCGTCGTAGCTGGCGCGCGTGGCGCTCACTTGCGTCGGCAAACGAGTGTGAGCACTGCGTCGACGAGCTCAGTTTCCAGCGACATGCCGAGAGCGCTCCCGGCGTTAGCGAGCTACTCCTTTGTTTCCAGCCGCGCTCACATGCAGCGCTACATCGACCAGTGGCGCGACCGCTTCGAGGAGGACAAGAACGCGTACAAGGAAGGCGGCTATCTCACCGTGACGCCGGGCCGCATCGTTCACTCGCGGTACGTGCTGATTCAGAAGCTGGGCTGGGGCGAGTTCAGCACGGTGTGGCTAGGCTACGATACAAAGCACGCCACCCTGGGTCGCGGCCTGTCTCAGGCCTTCGTCGCTGTCAAGGTCGCCAAGTGTCGCTCCAGCGTCCAGGAAGCAACGCGCTACGAGGTGAGTCTGCTGCGCTATCTTGAGGCGCGTCTCCCGCGGCATGCCGCCATCACGAACATCATCGACTGCTTCGACGTGCAGGGCGAGTTCGGCATGCACACTTGCATGGTCCTTCCCCTCTGTGGGCCCAACCTCCTTTCCATCATCGAGCGCATGAAGGCGGACCGCAgccgacgcaacgccgaggACCTGCGCATGATTAAGGAGATTGTCCTTTCGGTGCTCATCTCGCTACATGAGCTGAGCGAGCTGAACGTCGTGCACACCGACATCAAGCCGGAGAACGTGTTGTGCTCGGCGGTGGATTCGAAGCTGGTAAATTCGATGGAGAAGTTCTGCAGTTACAACCAGGAGCGGAGCCACATGATCAGCCTCGAGGACTTCAAGAAGTCCATGGCGCAGCAGTCGACGGATCACCTGGTGTATCTTGCCGACTTCGGCttgtcggcgctgctggagccgcCGGGCTCTGCGCAGCTCTGGATGTCTGCGTGCAGCAACGTCGACGCCTCCCTGCTGGCACCGCTCATGCGTTGCAAGAAGAACTTCCCGGTCACGCGGTCTGGCGTCGTGGATAACCATCGCGGCACGCTCATCCAGACTCGCGAATACCGCGCaccggaggtgctgctgggcctTGACTTCACCAGCGCGACGGACGTGTGGAGCGTGGGGTGCATGACGTTTGAGCTCCTCACCGGGAACTTCCTGATGGATCCGAAGAGGAAGACGCGCGAACCGCGTGATATGGATATTGAACATCTCGCCATGATGATGCAGATCCTCGGCCCACTGCCGTCCGAGATCACAAGCATTCGCGTGCGCAACAACGACTACTACGATGCAATTATTCAAGGGACTCCGGTACCGAAGAGCGGGTTTCACCCGCCGCCAGAGTACCTGCACCGCTTCTTGGACCGAAACGGCAAGTTCATATACGCCTCGCGCTACTACTCCTACCCGCGCCGGAACTTGGAGATGGAACTGGAGCCGTACCTCGGCTTCCGCGAGGCGCAACTGGCAGCCAACTTCATCTTGTCATGCCTGCACTCGTACGACCCCAAGAAGCGACCCTCAGCGAAGAAGCTGCTCAGCCATCAGTGGCTCCACGGTGTTGGTGTCGCGCCCAAGGAGAAGACGTCGTCGCGGTAG